A genomic segment from Diospyros lotus cultivar Yz01 chromosome 5, ASM1463336v1, whole genome shotgun sequence encodes:
- the LOC127801605 gene encoding putative DEAD-box ATP-dependent RNA helicase 29 isoform X1 yields MAAGEGGGGGLLVSSKAELKRKEKQTKKAKSGGFESLGLSPNVFRGIKRKGYRVPTPIQRKTMPPIIAGADVVAMARTGSGKTAAFLVPMLQKLHQHVPQSGGVRALILSPTRDLALQTFKFTKELGRFTDLRVSLLVGGDSMESQFEELAQNPDIIIATPGRLMHHLSEIEDMSLRTVEYVVFDEADCLFSMGFAEQLHKILAQLSENRQTLLFSATLPSALAEFAKAGLRDPHLVRLDLETRISPDLKLTFFTLRQEEKYAALLYLIREQISSDQQTLIFVSTKHHVEFLNVLFRAEGIEPSVCYGDMDQDARKIHISRFRARKTMLLIVTDVAARGIDIPLLDNVINWDFPPKPKLFVHRVGRAARAGRTGTAFSFVTSEDMPYLLDLHLFLSKPIRAAPTEEEVLEDMDGVISKIDQAIANGETVYGRFPQTVVDLVSDRVREIIDSSAELTSLQKACTNAFRLYSKTKPVPSRESIKRAKDLPHEGLHPIFKNMLGGNELTALAFSERLKAFRPKQTILEAEGAAVNSKHMKGPSSQWVDVMKKKRAIHEEIINLVHQRHTNNQVVKEAEPEITSSKKKEKKGPFSGSKRKARTFKDEEYFISAIPTNHHLEAGLSVRANEGFESNRLEAAVLDLVADDNGGLRKQKSRYHWDKRSKKYIKLNNGEHVTASGKIKTESGEKVKAKKTGIYKRWKERSHNKISLKGTNSEGNAEEATGLAGGNGLRRDNRSIRGGKKYRSVPNAHVRSEIKDVEQVRKERQKKSNRISYMKSKSKGKKFSRSGKKGKTNRDR; encoded by the exons ATGGCGGCGGGAGAAGGCGGCGGCGGGGGGCTTCTGGTGAGTTCGAAGGCGGAGCTGAAGCGGAAGGAGAAACAGACTAAGAAAGCAAAGTCAGGCGGTTTCGAGTCGCTGGGGTTGAGCCCTAATGTGTTCAGAGGCATCAAGCGCAAGGGTTACAGAGTCCCCACGCCGATCCAGCGCAAGACGATGCCGCCTATTATCGCTGGAGCAGACGTCGTTGCCATGGCTCGCACAGGCTCCGGGAAAACGGCTGCGTTCCTGGTCCCCATGCTCCAGAAGCTTCATCAACACGTCCCTCAGTCCGGCGGAGTTAGGGCTCTTATTCTATCCCCCACTCGTGACTTGGCGCTACAGACCTTCAAGTTCACCAAAGAACTTGGCCGTTTCACAG ATCTTCGGGTTAGTTTACTGGTTGGTGGTGATAGCATGGAAAGTCAGTTTGAAGAATTGGCTCAGAATCCTGATATCATAATTGCAACCCCTGGTAGGCTTATGCATCATTTGTCTGAGATTGAGGATATGTCATTGCGTACAGTGGAGTATGTTGTTTTCGATGAAGCTGATTGTCTCTTTAGCATGGGCTTTGCTGAACAGTTGCATAAAATCCTCGCCCAGCTTAGTGAGAATCGACAAACCCTTCTTTTCAGCGCTACCTTACCCAGTGCCCTTGCCGAGTTTGCAAAGGCTGGTCTGCGTGATCCTCATCTTGTGCGACTTGATCTAGAGACCAGGATTAGCCCTGACTTGAAGCTTACCTTTTTCACTCTCCGTCAGGAAGAAAAATATGCTGCATTATTGTATCTGATAAGAGAACAAATCAGTTCTGATCAACAAacattgatttttgtttccaccAAACATCATGTGGAGTTTCTTAATGTTTTATTTAGAGCAGAGGGTATTGAGCCCTCTGTATGTTATGGCGATATGGACCAAGATGCTCGCAAGATTCATATATCAAGATTTAGGGCCAGAAAGACTATGTTGCTGATTGTCACTGATGTTGCTGCTAGGGGTATTGACATCCCATTGCTTGATAATGTCATTAACTGGGATTTCCCGCCCAAACCTAAACTTTTTGTCCATCGAGTAGGGCGAGCTGCACGAGCAGGTCGGACTGGAACTGCATTTTCTTTTGTCACATCAGAAGATATGCCTTACCTTTTAGatcttcatctctttctctcaaagCCAATCCGAGCTGCTCCAACTGAAGAGGAGGTTTTAGAAGATATGGATGGAGTAATCTCCAAAATTGATCAGGCAATTGCGAATGGAGAAACTGTCTATGGGCGTTTCCCTCAAACAGTTGTAGATCTTGTTTCTGATAGAGTTCGTGAAATTATTGATTCGTCTGCCGAACTGACTTCTTTGCAGAAAGCTTGTACAAATGCATTTCGCTTATATTCAAAGACAAAACCAGTACCATCAAGGGAGTCTATTAAAAGAGCAAAGGATTTACCACATGAGGGGTTGCatccaattttcaaaaatatgctAGGTGGCAATGAGCTAACTGCACTGGCTTTTTCAGAACGGTTGAAAGCCTTCAG ACCCAAGCAGACTATTTTGGAAGCTGAAGGTGCAGCGGTGAACTCAAAGCATATGAAA GGCCCTTCTAGTCAATGGGTTGATgttatgaagaagaaaagagctATTCATGAGGAGATAATTAATCTGGTACACCAGCGACACACTAACAATCAAGTGGTAAAG GAAGCAGAGCCTGAAATCACTtcttcaaagaaaaaagaaaaaaagggtccat TTTCTGGGTCTAAAAGGAAGGCAAGAACCTTCAAGGATGAGGAATACTTTATAAGTGCAATACCAACAAATCAC CATTTAGAGGCAGGACTCTCTGTAAGAGCTAATGAAGGATTTGAATCAAACAG GTTGGAAGCTGCTGTACTGGATCTAGTGGCAGATGATAATGGGGGCTTGCGGAAACAAAAATCTAGATACCACTGGGATAAG AGGAGTAAGAAGTATATCAAGTTAAATAATGGGGAACACGTGACAGCTAGTGGAAAG ATAAAGACAGAGAGTGGGgagaaagtcaaagccaaaaaaacTGGAATATACAAGAGGTGGAAAGAGAGGTCACACAACAAAATCTCTCTTAAAGGAACCAATAGTGAGGGCAATGCTGAAGAAGCTACGGGTTTAGCAG GAGGTAATGGATTACGAAGAGACAACAGAAGCATCAGGGGCGGTAAGAAGTATCGATCAGTACCCAATGCTCATGTCCGTTCAGAAATTAAAGATGTAGAACAAGTTCGCAAGGAAAGGCAGAAAAAGTCAAACAGAATTTCTTATATGAAGAGCAAATCCAAGGGAAAGAAGTTCAGTAGAAGTGGTAAAAAAGGGAAGACAAATAGGGATAGGTGA
- the LOC127801605 gene encoding putative DEAD-box ATP-dependent RNA helicase 29 isoform X2, with the protein MAAGEGGGGGLLVSSKAELKRKEKQTKKAKSGGFESLGLSPNVFRGIKRKGYRVPTPIQRKTMPPIIAGADVVAMARTGSGKTAAFLVPMLQKLHQHVPQSGGVRALILSPTRDLALQTFKFTKELGRFTDLRVSLLVGGDSMESQFEELAQNPDIIIATPGRLMHHLSEIEDMSLRTVEYVVFDEADCLFSMGFAEQLHKILAQLSENRQTLLFSATLPSALAEFAKAGLRDPHLVRLDLETRISPDLKLTFFTLRQEEKYAALLYLIREQISSDQQTLIFVSTKHHVEFLNVLFRAEGIEPSVCYGDMDQDARKIHISRFRARKTMLLIVTDVAARGIDIPLLDNVINWDFPPKPKLFVHRVGRAARAGRTGTAFSFVTSEDMPYLLDLHLFLSKPIRAAPTEEEVLEDMDGVISKIDQAIANGETVYGRFPQTVVDLVSDRVREIIDSSAELTSLQKACTNAFRLYSKTKPVPSRESIKRAKDLPHEGLHPIFKNMLGGNELTALAFSERLKAFRPKQTILEAEGAAVNSKHMKGPSSQWVDVMKKKRAIHEEIINLVHQRHTNNQVVKEAEPEITSSKKKEKKVSGSKRKARTFKDEEYFISAIPTNHHLEAGLSVRANEGFESNRLEAAVLDLVADDNGGLRKQKSRYHWDKRSKKYIKLNNGEHVTASGKIKTESGEKVKAKKTGIYKRWKERSHNKISLKGTNSEGNAEEATGLAGGNGLRRDNRSIRGGKKYRSVPNAHVRSEIKDVEQVRKERQKKSNRISYMKSKSKGKKFSRSGKKGKTNRDR; encoded by the exons ATGGCGGCGGGAGAAGGCGGCGGCGGGGGGCTTCTGGTGAGTTCGAAGGCGGAGCTGAAGCGGAAGGAGAAACAGACTAAGAAAGCAAAGTCAGGCGGTTTCGAGTCGCTGGGGTTGAGCCCTAATGTGTTCAGAGGCATCAAGCGCAAGGGTTACAGAGTCCCCACGCCGATCCAGCGCAAGACGATGCCGCCTATTATCGCTGGAGCAGACGTCGTTGCCATGGCTCGCACAGGCTCCGGGAAAACGGCTGCGTTCCTGGTCCCCATGCTCCAGAAGCTTCATCAACACGTCCCTCAGTCCGGCGGAGTTAGGGCTCTTATTCTATCCCCCACTCGTGACTTGGCGCTACAGACCTTCAAGTTCACCAAAGAACTTGGCCGTTTCACAG ATCTTCGGGTTAGTTTACTGGTTGGTGGTGATAGCATGGAAAGTCAGTTTGAAGAATTGGCTCAGAATCCTGATATCATAATTGCAACCCCTGGTAGGCTTATGCATCATTTGTCTGAGATTGAGGATATGTCATTGCGTACAGTGGAGTATGTTGTTTTCGATGAAGCTGATTGTCTCTTTAGCATGGGCTTTGCTGAACAGTTGCATAAAATCCTCGCCCAGCTTAGTGAGAATCGACAAACCCTTCTTTTCAGCGCTACCTTACCCAGTGCCCTTGCCGAGTTTGCAAAGGCTGGTCTGCGTGATCCTCATCTTGTGCGACTTGATCTAGAGACCAGGATTAGCCCTGACTTGAAGCTTACCTTTTTCACTCTCCGTCAGGAAGAAAAATATGCTGCATTATTGTATCTGATAAGAGAACAAATCAGTTCTGATCAACAAacattgatttttgtttccaccAAACATCATGTGGAGTTTCTTAATGTTTTATTTAGAGCAGAGGGTATTGAGCCCTCTGTATGTTATGGCGATATGGACCAAGATGCTCGCAAGATTCATATATCAAGATTTAGGGCCAGAAAGACTATGTTGCTGATTGTCACTGATGTTGCTGCTAGGGGTATTGACATCCCATTGCTTGATAATGTCATTAACTGGGATTTCCCGCCCAAACCTAAACTTTTTGTCCATCGAGTAGGGCGAGCTGCACGAGCAGGTCGGACTGGAACTGCATTTTCTTTTGTCACATCAGAAGATATGCCTTACCTTTTAGatcttcatctctttctctcaaagCCAATCCGAGCTGCTCCAACTGAAGAGGAGGTTTTAGAAGATATGGATGGAGTAATCTCCAAAATTGATCAGGCAATTGCGAATGGAGAAACTGTCTATGGGCGTTTCCCTCAAACAGTTGTAGATCTTGTTTCTGATAGAGTTCGTGAAATTATTGATTCGTCTGCCGAACTGACTTCTTTGCAGAAAGCTTGTACAAATGCATTTCGCTTATATTCAAAGACAAAACCAGTACCATCAAGGGAGTCTATTAAAAGAGCAAAGGATTTACCACATGAGGGGTTGCatccaattttcaaaaatatgctAGGTGGCAATGAGCTAACTGCACTGGCTTTTTCAGAACGGTTGAAAGCCTTCAG ACCCAAGCAGACTATTTTGGAAGCTGAAGGTGCAGCGGTGAACTCAAAGCATATGAAA GGCCCTTCTAGTCAATGGGTTGATgttatgaagaagaaaagagctATTCATGAGGAGATAATTAATCTGGTACACCAGCGACACACTAACAATCAAGTGGTAAAG GAAGCAGAGCCTGAAATCACTtcttcaaagaaaaaagaaaaaaagg TTTCTGGGTCTAAAAGGAAGGCAAGAACCTTCAAGGATGAGGAATACTTTATAAGTGCAATACCAACAAATCAC CATTTAGAGGCAGGACTCTCTGTAAGAGCTAATGAAGGATTTGAATCAAACAG GTTGGAAGCTGCTGTACTGGATCTAGTGGCAGATGATAATGGGGGCTTGCGGAAACAAAAATCTAGATACCACTGGGATAAG AGGAGTAAGAAGTATATCAAGTTAAATAATGGGGAACACGTGACAGCTAGTGGAAAG ATAAAGACAGAGAGTGGGgagaaagtcaaagccaaaaaaacTGGAATATACAAGAGGTGGAAAGAGAGGTCACACAACAAAATCTCTCTTAAAGGAACCAATAGTGAGGGCAATGCTGAAGAAGCTACGGGTTTAGCAG GAGGTAATGGATTACGAAGAGACAACAGAAGCATCAGGGGCGGTAAGAAGTATCGATCAGTACCCAATGCTCATGTCCGTTCAGAAATTAAAGATGTAGAACAAGTTCGCAAGGAAAGGCAGAAAAAGTCAAACAGAATTTCTTATATGAAGAGCAAATCCAAGGGAAAGAAGTTCAGTAGAAGTGGTAAAAAAGGGAAGACAAATAGGGATAGGTGA